From Bradyrhizobium symbiodeficiens, the proteins below share one genomic window:
- a CDS encoding ATP-binding protein, translating into MTDLSAGHDPGGGAGTIPDLDAVSFGPFSLRSRLLQKDGEPVKLGSRAMDILRLLVSRAGEVVPKNEIISYAWSGLSVEEISLRVHVAELRKALGDGKDGVRYITNVPSRGYCFVAPVQRGTRAEPPAPASLPPDKVAAPPSLPHRLDRMIGRDEIVAELAPRLLRDRFVTLRGPGGIGKTTIAVALAHELCDSFEGNVHFLEFGPLKDAALVASTVAAALGLVVHHNDPGGSIVNFLRVRRLLLVLDSCEHVIDAVARLAEDIYREAPGVAILATSRESLLVAGEQIFELVPLPGPPQGARLSAGEVLGYPAARLFVDRANAAGHRDDLTDEDAEVLVQICGKLDGIALAIELAAARVGLYGLREMAALLDSRLQLEWRGRRTAPPRQQTLGATLDWSFSLIGENERVVFQRLAVFAGHFTLKGAIAVAAEEETPEDRVVDALEQLVAKSLVSSQPDGASRRYRLLDATRAYAMQKLVEVGEANVIARRHACHVQRTLEAGLAVQGGGGQLSRPHQRAGLLADARAALAWSYANDDGADLRVPLAGSCMGLFVELNLLNEARIWSDRALAMLDDADRGGRWELELQSTLGHAFMFTERNSEQAEAALRRGLEIAQALGDHANTFRLLSRLNMYYRRTGGYRHLVPTARHAERIARLIGDTAGIAGSKALLGVSYHLAGDQAEAQAHLDEGMRDDAALRGTQPGHFAYSRTPQIPLARVLWLRGYPDRALECVLPLVGASAPRDVVMHCIALCWSASVFGWVGDWSAVETMSARLATHANMHGLVPYEAVATGFRAQTLIAHGEVTGGIDLLRSALPRLHADRYELYMSAFAADLARGLVFSGRLAEGAQVLHETIDRVEQEGGAFDMPELLRLRGELEAQGGNLDAAEASLVASAELAERQGALSWRLRTEMSRARLRERQSVGNPREQLARTYAQFTEGFETADLKAARLMLNPPTA; encoded by the coding sequence GTGACCGACCTCTCGGCAGGACATGACCCCGGCGGCGGCGCCGGAACGATCCCTGATCTCGATGCCGTCTCGTTCGGGCCGTTTTCGTTGCGGTCGCGGCTGCTGCAGAAGGACGGCGAGCCGGTCAAGCTCGGCAGCCGCGCGATGGATATTCTGCGCCTGCTCGTCAGCCGTGCCGGCGAGGTGGTGCCCAAGAACGAGATTATCAGCTACGCGTGGTCCGGACTCTCCGTCGAGGAGATCAGCCTGCGGGTTCATGTCGCTGAGCTGCGCAAGGCGCTCGGCGACGGCAAGGACGGTGTCCGCTACATCACCAACGTCCCGAGCCGGGGTTATTGCTTCGTTGCGCCGGTGCAGCGTGGCACACGCGCAGAGCCGCCCGCACCAGCGTCGCTGCCGCCCGATAAAGTGGCGGCGCCACCGTCTCTGCCGCATCGTCTGGACCGGATGATCGGGCGGGACGAAATCGTGGCCGAGCTGGCGCCGCGTTTGCTCCGCGATCGTTTCGTCACGCTGCGCGGGCCAGGCGGCATCGGCAAGACCACCATCGCGGTCGCGCTCGCGCATGAGCTGTGCGATAGCTTCGAGGGCAACGTCCATTTCCTCGAATTCGGTCCGCTCAAGGACGCCGCGCTGGTGGCGAGCACGGTCGCCGCCGCGCTGGGCCTCGTCGTGCATCACAACGATCCGGGCGGCAGCATCGTCAATTTCCTGCGCGTGCGGCGGCTGCTTCTCGTTCTCGACAGCTGTGAGCACGTCATCGACGCTGTCGCGCGTCTCGCAGAGGACATCTATCGTGAGGCGCCCGGCGTCGCCATCCTCGCCACCAGTCGCGAGTCGCTGCTGGTGGCCGGCGAGCAGATCTTCGAGCTCGTTCCGCTGCCGGGCCCGCCGCAGGGCGCGCGCCTCAGCGCCGGCGAGGTGCTTGGCTATCCGGCCGCGCGTCTGTTCGTCGATCGCGCCAATGCGGCGGGGCATCGCGACGACCTCACCGACGAGGATGCGGAAGTCCTGGTGCAGATCTGCGGCAAGCTCGATGGCATCGCGCTCGCGATCGAACTCGCCGCCGCCCGCGTCGGTCTCTACGGGCTGCGCGAGATGGCGGCGCTGCTCGACAGCCGCCTGCAGCTCGAATGGCGCGGACGGCGAACGGCGCCGCCGCGGCAGCAGACGCTCGGCGCCACGCTCGACTGGAGTTTCAGCCTGATCGGCGAGAACGAGCGGGTCGTGTTCCAGCGGCTCGCTGTCTTCGCGGGTCACTTCACCCTGAAGGGCGCAATAGCGGTGGCGGCCGAGGAGGAGACGCCGGAGGATCGCGTCGTCGACGCGCTGGAGCAACTCGTGGCCAAGTCGCTGGTGTCCTCGCAGCCGGACGGCGCATCGCGGCGTTATCGACTGCTGGACGCGACGCGTGCCTATGCCATGCAGAAGCTGGTGGAGGTCGGTGAGGCCAACGTCATCGCGCGCCGTCACGCCTGTCATGTCCAACGCACGCTCGAAGCCGGCCTGGCGGTGCAGGGCGGCGGCGGCCAGCTGTCACGCCCGCATCAGCGGGCGGGTCTGCTCGCCGATGCCCGCGCGGCGCTGGCATGGAGCTACGCCAATGATGACGGCGCGGATTTGCGCGTGCCGCTTGCCGGCAGTTGCATGGGTCTGTTCGTCGAGCTCAATCTGCTGAACGAGGCGCGCATCTGGTCCGATCGCGCACTCGCAATGCTCGACGACGCCGATCGTGGCGGCCGATGGGAGCTCGAGCTTCAGTCGACGCTCGGCCACGCCTTCATGTTCACCGAGCGCAACAGCGAGCAGGCGGAAGCGGCACTCAGGCGCGGGCTGGAGATCGCGCAAGCGCTCGGCGACCACGCCAATACGTTCAGGCTGCTGTCGCGGCTGAACATGTACTACCGCCGGACCGGCGGCTACCGGCATCTGGTGCCGACAGCGCGTCACGCCGAGCGGATTGCGCGCCTGATCGGCGATACCGCGGGCATTGCCGGCAGCAAAGCGCTTCTCGGCGTGTCCTATCACCTCGCCGGCGACCAGGCCGAGGCGCAAGCTCATCTCGACGAGGGCATGCGCGACGACGCCGCGCTGCGGGGCACGCAACCCGGACATTTCGCCTATTCGCGTACGCCGCAGATTCCGCTCGCGCGCGTGTTGTGGCTGCGCGGCTATCCCGATCGCGCGCTCGAATGCGTCCTTCCGCTCGTCGGCGCGTCAGCGCCGCGCGACGTGGTCATGCATTGTATCGCGCTGTGCTGGTCCGCCTCGGTGTTCGGCTGGGTTGGCGACTGGTCCGCCGTCGAGACCATGAGCGCTCGCCTGGCGACGCATGCGAACATGCACGGGCTCGTCCCCTACGAAGCCGTTGCGACCGGGTTTCGGGCGCAGACCTTGATCGCCCATGGCGAGGTAACCGGCGGCATCGACCTGTTGCGGAGCGCGCTCCCGCGCCTGCACGCGGATCGCTACGAGCTCTATATGTCGGCATTCGCCGCGGATCTGGCTCGGGGGCTGGTGTTTTCGGGGCGATTAGCGGAAGGCGCGCAGGTCCTGCACGAAACCATCGACCGCGTCGAGCAGGAAGGCGGCGCCTTCGACATGCCGGAACTGCTCCGTCTGCGCGGAGAGCTCGAGGCGCAGGGTGGGAACCTCGACGCGGCCGAGGCAAGCCTCGTCGCGTCGGCGGAGCTCGCCGAGCGACAGGGGGCGCTGTCCTGGCGGCTGCGCACCGAAATGTCACGCGCGCGGCTGCGCGAGCGGCAAAGTGTCGGAAATCCGCGCGAACAGCTCGCCAGGACCTATGCACAGTTCACCGAGGGGTTCGAGACCGCCGATCTCAAAGCCGCACGGCTCATGCTGAACCCGCCCACCGCCTGA
- a CDS encoding helix-turn-helix transcriptional regulator codes for MSNNLQAADAWIDLPAGARDREVLRPTQVIARESRWRQIDRAPDGATEDVTISRWEDSRSSSSHETTTPDDRYFIGIALKTARAKLTRDRQIIFDGTMPAGTLYVTAPSKSLGVQFQSPCAFLHVHISADRLPAHVVATDGLNDLVLLRDPLAAELAKALIEQSDAADRRFTQCIGQTLAMHLTRMELPRVRVNALPKWRLRRVEQYVADHFHRCISLSELANVAGLSRMHFAAQFRIATGYRPREYLLNYRTEQAKMLLATTERPLAEIALAVGFSTQAHFSTVFKRISGESPARWRLASRDERLEVEAPPRRRRPSPEVGWIASAAA; via the coding sequence ATGTCGAACAATTTGCAAGCGGCAGATGCCTGGATCGATCTTCCCGCCGGCGCGCGGGATCGCGAGGTTCTTCGCCCGACGCAGGTGATCGCCCGGGAGAGCCGATGGCGTCAGATCGATCGCGCACCGGATGGCGCGACCGAGGACGTCACCATCTCGCGATGGGAGGACTCGCGGAGCAGCTCGTCGCACGAAACGACGACGCCGGACGATCGCTATTTCATCGGCATCGCCCTGAAGACCGCGCGCGCGAAGCTGACACGGGACCGCCAGATCATTTTCGACGGCACGATGCCTGCGGGGACGCTCTATGTCACCGCTCCGTCGAAGTCCCTCGGCGTGCAATTCCAGTCGCCATGCGCCTTCCTGCACGTCCACATCTCCGCGGATCGTCTTCCGGCACATGTCGTTGCGACTGACGGGCTCAATGACCTCGTGCTGTTGCGCGATCCACTCGCCGCCGAGCTTGCCAAGGCGTTGATCGAGCAGAGCGATGCCGCTGACCGACGTTTTACGCAGTGCATCGGCCAGACCCTGGCGATGCATCTCACCCGGATGGAGTTGCCGCGCGTCCGGGTCAATGCCTTGCCGAAATGGCGACTGCGGCGTGTCGAGCAATATGTCGCAGATCATTTCCACCGCTGCATCAGCCTGTCCGAACTCGCCAATGTCGCCGGCCTGTCCCGGATGCACTTTGCGGCGCAATTCCGCATCGCGACCGGTTACCGTCCCCGCGAATATCTGCTCAATTACCGGACCGAGCAGGCCAAGATGCTGCTTGCAACCACCGAGCGGCCATTGGCAGAGATCGCGCTTGCCGTGGGCTTCAGCACGCAGGCGCATTTCTCGACCGTGTTCAAGCGCATCAGCGGTGAATCGCCGGCACGCTGGCGCCTCGCCAGCAGGGATGAACGGCTCGAGGTCGAAGCGCCGCCGCGGCGGCGGCGTCCTTCCCCGGAGGTCGGTTGGATCGCCAGCGCCGCGGCGTAG
- a CDS encoding ferritin-like domain-containing protein gives MGFFTKDIKTMEDLLLHGLQDIYYAEQQILKALPKMIDKATNRDLVTGLKAHLDETNKQVERLGKVFAKLGKEPSGTQCPAIDGIIKEADETAGEIEDKAVLDAAIVANAQAVEHYEMCRYGTLIAWAEELGHDDIVRFLTTNLNEEKAANTKLNTVALRKGVNAKASNAA, from the coding sequence ATGGGTTTCTTCACCAAGGACATCAAAACGATGGAAGACCTGCTGCTGCACGGGCTGCAGGACATCTACTACGCGGAGCAGCAGATCCTGAAGGCGCTGCCGAAGATGATCGACAAGGCGACCAACAGGGATCTCGTCACCGGGCTGAAAGCCCATCTGGACGAGACCAACAAGCAGGTCGAGCGGCTCGGCAAGGTGTTCGCGAAGCTCGGCAAGGAGCCCAGCGGCACGCAATGTCCTGCGATCGACGGCATCATCAAGGAGGCCGACGAGACCGCCGGAGAGATCGAGGACAAGGCCGTGCTCGACGCCGCGATCGTCGCCAACGCGCAGGCGGTGGAGCACTACGAGATGTGCCGCTACGGCACGCTGATCGCCTGGGCGGAAGAGCTGGGCCACGACGACATCGTGCGCTTCCTCACCACCAATTTGAACGAAGAGAAGGCCGCCAACACCAAGCTGAACACGGTGGCTCTTCGCAAGGGCGTCAACGCCAAGGCGTCCAACGCCGCCTGA
- a CDS encoding molybdopterin guanine dinucleotide-containing S/N-oxide reductase, with protein MDDTIGFPDPGLDLSDGFKPHTSHWGVFSARQSAAGLEVRAYAGDPDPNGIIDNFPGALRHQARIAQPAIRRGWLERGPGPDDRRGRDEFVSVSWEKALDLLGDELGRIRDTRGPGAVFGGSYGWSSAGRFHHAQSQVHRFLNIAMGGYVRSVNSYSSGASSVLLPQILAGYEDITKRNVTWEQIADHTDIVLAFGGMALKNSMVAGGSISKHVERGAMAAARKRGCEFILVSPLREDLPVEAGAEWMTCVPSTDTALMLGLVHTLVSEGLQDQAFLDRYTEGWSVFLRYLTGESDGQAKHAEWAAAISGVDAETIRTLARRLAGKRALITVSHSLQRAEHGEQPVWMGMVLAAALGQIGLPGGGYAYSLGAIAYYGRRVNDVPGPTLGQGRNAVADFIPVARIADMLLKPGSTYRYNGETRTYPDIRMVYWAGGNPFHHHQDINRLRKAFAQLDTFVVHELAWTATARHADIVLPATMTLEREDIGYSSNDPLMVAMHQVAEPFGLARDDYDIFADLAERLGAREPFTEGRTSRQWLEHLYEPTRASLARRGLEAPSFDEFWARGSLVVPQQPDDGGRLRRFREDAVAHALPTPSGRIEIFSAKIAGHNDADCPGHPVWLDKTDMPRPGAPCFLVANQPATRLHSQLDFGGHSLGAKHRGREVARMNPVDANARGIGDGDIIRLFNDRGACLAAVRVTDGIAPGVVQLPTGAWYDPMDPEEEAPLCVHGNPNVLTRDVGTSSFAQGCTGQLTVVEVEKFTGNLPPIRAFDPV; from the coding sequence ATGGACGATACGATTGGCTTCCCCGATCCCGGTCTCGACCTCTCGGATGGCTTCAAGCCGCACACCTCGCATTGGGGCGTGTTTTCCGCGCGTCAGAGCGCGGCTGGGCTGGAGGTCAGGGCCTATGCGGGCGATCCCGATCCGAACGGCATCATCGATAATTTCCCCGGCGCGCTCCGCCACCAGGCGCGCATTGCCCAGCCGGCGATCCGCCGCGGCTGGCTCGAGCGCGGGCCGGGTCCCGACGATCGCCGTGGCCGCGACGAATTCGTCTCCGTGAGCTGGGAGAAGGCCCTTGACCTCCTCGGCGACGAACTCGGCCGCATCCGCGACACGCGCGGGCCGGGCGCCGTATTCGGCGGCTCCTATGGCTGGTCGAGCGCCGGCCGCTTTCATCACGCCCAGAGCCAGGTGCATCGCTTCCTCAACATCGCGATGGGCGGCTATGTGCGCTCGGTCAATTCCTATTCCTCGGGCGCGTCGTCGGTGCTGCTGCCGCAAATCCTCGCGGGCTATGAAGACATCACCAAGCGCAACGTCACCTGGGAGCAGATCGCCGATCACACCGACATCGTGCTGGCGTTCGGCGGCATGGCGCTGAAGAACTCCATGGTGGCCGGCGGCTCCATCAGCAAGCATGTCGAGCGCGGCGCCATGGCAGCGGCCCGCAAGCGCGGCTGCGAGTTCATCCTGGTCAGCCCGCTTCGCGAAGACCTGCCCGTCGAGGCCGGTGCGGAGTGGATGACCTGCGTGCCGAGCACCGATACCGCCTTGATGCTCGGCCTCGTCCACACGCTTGTCAGCGAAGGCCTGCAGGATCAGGCCTTCCTCGATCGCTACACGGAAGGGTGGTCCGTCTTCCTGCGCTACCTCACCGGCGAGAGCGACGGGCAGGCAAAGCATGCCGAATGGGCCGCCGCGATCTCGGGCGTCGATGCCGAGACGATCCGCACGCTCGCGCGCCGGCTCGCCGGAAAGCGCGCACTGATCACCGTCTCTCATTCGCTGCAGCGGGCCGAGCATGGCGAGCAGCCGGTTTGGATGGGCATGGTGCTGGCGGCAGCGCTCGGCCAGATCGGCCTTCCCGGCGGCGGCTATGCCTATTCGCTCGGGGCGATCGCCTACTACGGCCGCCGCGTCAACGACGTGCCGGGGCCGACGCTGGGACAGGGCCGCAATGCCGTCGCCGATTTCATTCCGGTGGCGCGCATCGCCGACATGCTGCTCAAGCCGGGCAGCACCTATCGCTACAACGGCGAGACGCGAACCTATCCGGACATCCGCATGGTCTACTGGGCCGGCGGCAATCCCTTCCATCATCATCAGGACATCAACCGCCTGCGCAAGGCCTTCGCTCAACTCGATACGTTCGTCGTGCACGAGCTCGCCTGGACCGCCACCGCCCGGCACGCCGACATCGTGCTGCCCGCGACGATGACGCTCGAGCGCGAGGACATCGGCTATTCCAGCAACGACCCTCTCATGGTCGCCATGCATCAGGTCGCCGAGCCGTTCGGGCTTGCTCGCGACGACTACGATATTTTCGCTGATCTCGCCGAGCGTCTCGGCGCCCGCGAACCCTTCACCGAGGGCCGCACGTCGCGGCAGTGGTTGGAGCATCTCTACGAGCCGACACGCGCCTCGCTCGCCAGGCGCGGACTGGAAGCGCCAAGCTTCGACGAGTTCTGGGCGCGCGGCAGCCTGGTCGTGCCGCAGCAGCCCGATGATGGCGGCCGGTTGCGCCGCTTCCGTGAGGATGCCGTCGCTCACGCGCTGCCGACGCCGAGCGGGCGCATCGAGATATTTTCGGCCAAGATCGCGGGGCATAACGATGCGGATTGTCCGGGACATCCGGTCTGGCTCGACAAGACCGACATGCCCAGGCCGGGGGCGCCGTGCTTCCTCGTCGCCAACCAGCCGGCGACGCGCCTGCACAGCCAGCTCGATTTCGGCGGCCATTCGCTTGGCGCGAAACATCGCGGCCGCGAGGTCGCGCGGATGAATCCGGTGGATGCGAACGCGCGCGGCATCGGGGACGGCGACATCATCCGCCTGTTCAACGATCGCGGGGCGTGCCTTGCCGCAGTCCGCGTCACCGATGGCATCGCGCCCGGCGTGGTCCAGCTTCCTACCGGCGCCTGGTACGATCCGATGGACCCCGAAGAGGAGGCGCCGCTGTGCGTTCACGGCAATCCGAACGTGCTCACCCGCGACGTCGGGACTTCGTCGTTCGCGCAAGGCTGCACGGGGCAGCTGACGGTGGTCGAGGTGGAGAAGTTCACCGGCAATCTGCCGCCGATCCGCGCGTTCGATCCGGTGTAG